A single Sporosarcina sp. FSL W8-0480 DNA region contains:
- a CDS encoding tetratricopeptide repeat protein: MKNKNKYRRLLKKDNVVMFPGALESLIERGLDAVEDAHYAEAVEAFEQVYHFDPENPRLLAPYAISLYETQNFDKAKIVATELLHSGTTEYLYAMELYLAISIQLQHYEEVDMTIEALLDEEIVPPEMVKKFNYLRDLNRRLSHRYAPEHDDSEDFNEQLTIEQFMALSVDEQQQLLVAFENGSFDHTIKKVLAEVVQKDEIHPIVITYALVLLLESGYDEEVSVSKFGGTKKVIPCELDLPGQDDRSIEVVNRISEIAEKDPSRMQMAIDASQRYGIIAYPFNWDGYSTEEVAIAYTQYIESMFSGEPMQNAELNSLIKKIDEQTDR; the protein is encoded by the coding sequence GTGAAAAACAAAAACAAATATAGAAGGCTATTGAAAAAGGATAACGTCGTCATGTTCCCTGGTGCCCTCGAATCACTAATCGAAAGAGGATTGGATGCCGTCGAAGACGCCCATTACGCAGAAGCAGTCGAAGCGTTTGAACAAGTATATCATTTCGACCCTGAAAATCCGCGACTGCTTGCACCGTACGCAATATCCTTGTATGAGACTCAGAATTTCGATAAAGCTAAAATCGTTGCAACCGAATTACTTCATAGTGGAACAACAGAATATCTTTACGCTATGGAATTGTACTTAGCGATCAGCATCCAACTCCAGCATTATGAAGAAGTCGATATGACAATCGAAGCACTTTTAGATGAAGAAATCGTCCCGCCCGAAATGGTGAAAAAGTTCAATTATTTACGAGACCTGAATAGAAGACTATCCCATAGGTACGCACCTGAACATGACGATTCCGAAGACTTCAACGAACAACTCACGATAGAACAATTCATGGCTCTTTCAGTGGATGAACAACAGCAATTGCTTGTTGCGTTTGAAAATGGTTCTTTCGATCATACAATAAAGAAAGTGCTTGCTGAGGTTGTTCAGAAGGATGAAATACATCCAATCGTTATTACGTATGCCCTTGTCCTGCTTCTTGAATCCGGATATGACGAAGAAGTATCCGTCAGTAAATTTGGGGGCACAAAAAAAGTCATTCCTTGTGAACTCGATCTCCCTGGACAAGATGATCGTTCTATTGAAGTGGTTAATCGCATAAGTGAAATAGCGGAGAAGGATCCGTCAAGGATGCAAATGGCGATCGACGCAAGTCAGCGCTATGGAATAATCGCGTATCCTTTCAACTGGGATGGATATTCTACAGAAGAAGTTGCAATCGCTTATACACAATACATAGAAAGTATGTTTTCAGGGGAGCCTATGCAAAATGCAGAATTGAATTCATTGATAAAAAAAATCGATGAGCAGACAGATAGATAA
- a CDS encoding M20 family metallopeptidase — protein sequence MEFRKSISSLIEQKKDKFIALSDKIWEVPELYFEEHQSSAYLIGALEEEGFHVERGVAGLSTAFIGSFGSGNPIVAILGEFDALPGLSQKKGLSHHDPVVEDGNGHGCGHNLLGTGAFAAAVAVKEYMEQNGLQGTVRYYGCPAEENGSGKAFMSRAGLFDDVDVAFSWHPWDVPGLMNVKTLANYSARFKFKGKSAHAAATPHLGRSALDAVELMNVGVNYLREHMVPDARIHYAVTDTGGTSPNVVQANAEVVYLIRAVEKDEVESLYERVHDIARGAALMTGTTFDVEFVGTASNLIPNTVLADVMYENLVNVGVPSYDEADVAFAKEIRRTLTEDDLNNAYAGRDRETVKRLKERVIADFIPPHSTTEAILSGSTDVGDVSWVVPTMQCLTSCFALGTPLHTWQVVSQGATPIAHKGMLQAAKVIASTALQVMENPSIIEQAKAELAERLNGKSYYSLIPDSVK from the coding sequence ATGGAATTCAGGAAATCGATTTCAAGTTTGATTGAACAAAAAAAGGATAAATTCATTGCGTTAAGCGATAAAATATGGGAAGTACCTGAATTGTATTTCGAAGAACATCAATCATCCGCCTACTTAATTGGGGCGTTAGAGGAAGAAGGGTTCCATGTCGAGCGGGGAGTCGCGGGACTTAGCACAGCTTTTATCGGGAGTTTCGGGTCAGGGAATCCTATCGTCGCGATTTTAGGCGAATTCGATGCTTTGCCGGGGCTTAGTCAGAAAAAAGGGCTTTCCCATCATGATCCAGTTGTCGAGGACGGCAACGGGCATGGATGTGGCCATAATCTTTTAGGGACTGGAGCGTTTGCGGCGGCGGTCGCCGTTAAAGAATATATGGAACAGAACGGTTTGCAAGGGACGGTTCGTTATTATGGCTGCCCTGCAGAGGAAAATGGATCCGGTAAAGCATTCATGTCGCGGGCGGGTCTGTTTGACGATGTAGATGTAGCATTCTCTTGGCACCCTTGGGATGTACCAGGACTCATGAATGTGAAAACGCTTGCCAATTATTCTGCACGCTTCAAGTTCAAAGGAAAGAGCGCTCATGCTGCAGCCACTCCTCATTTAGGTAGAAGTGCACTCGATGCAGTAGAGTTAATGAATGTCGGTGTCAATTACTTACGGGAGCATATGGTGCCAGACGCACGAATCCATTATGCGGTTACGGATACAGGCGGCACTTCGCCGAACGTGGTGCAGGCGAATGCCGAAGTCGTCTATTTGATACGGGCAGTTGAAAAGGATGAAGTGGAATCACTTTATGAAAGGGTTCATGACATTGCTCGTGGAGCTGCATTAATGACGGGGACGACATTTGACGTCGAATTTGTGGGAACTGCTTCCAATCTGATTCCTAATACTGTCCTTGCTGATGTGATGTATGAAAACCTTGTGAATGTCGGGGTTCCATCCTATGATGAAGCGGACGTCGCATTTGCGAAAGAAATCCGACGCACATTGACTGAGGATGATCTCAATAATGCATATGCTGGACGAGACCGGGAAACCGTGAAAAGGCTGAAGGAAAGAGTGATTGCTGATTTCATACCACCCCATTCCACTACCGAAGCGATTCTTTCAGGCTCAACGGACGTCGGGGATGTCAGCTGGGTCGTGCCAACGATGCAGTGCCTCACAAGCTGTTTTGCTTTAGGCACACCGCTCCATACATGGCAAGTCGTGTCGCAAGGAGCAACGCCGATTGCGCATAAGGGAATGTTGCAGGCGGCGAAAGTAATCGCCTCCACTGCACTGCAAGTGATGGAAAACCCGTCGATCATCGAACAGGCGAAAGCCGAGTTGGCGGAACGTCTCAACGGCAAATCTTATTATTCTTTAATTCCTGATTCAGTAAAATAA
- a CDS encoding MFS transporter: MVSKKQRNMILLLLFIGWAIGNFDRYFINYAVLSITEDLQLNPTSTGLILSSFFAGYAIMQIPGGWLADRLGSRRVLIVSVLMWSIFTALTGAVWSLTSMIIIRFFFGIGEGGFQPSSSKLISQTFPMDKRAWAMSVMLSSGGIVALIVPLLSAYMLTTIGWRTSFLILGGIGIIITVLFWIFVKLPADLKEEVMKPSGDSQQGIFKQVLKTPLMLNLFIAYYSIYAINWGLATWLPTYLVNVRGLDLISLGWAQTVPGLAMIFAMYLAGYVIDRLPLGKEKVVGAISCVVVGILLYLMFNAPSVTMFVAYQTIVIIFISFVMLLLPAIILKRLPSAVTGTSMGIANTGGQLAGFITPLAIGFIVQTFNGSYNAAFWMLIIFAIICTISLLTLNFRKGELLQANA; this comes from the coding sequence ATGGTTTCTAAGAAACAAAGAAATATGATTTTGTTATTGCTTTTCATTGGATGGGCGATTGGGAACTTCGATCGCTATTTTATTAACTACGCTGTGCTGTCTATAACAGAGGATTTACAATTAAATCCCACCAGTACGGGATTGATTCTTAGTAGTTTTTTTGCTGGGTACGCAATCATGCAAATTCCCGGCGGCTGGCTGGCCGATAGATTAGGATCAAGAAGGGTGCTTATCGTTTCCGTTCTAATGTGGTCGATCTTTACAGCTTTAACCGGAGCAGTGTGGTCTTTGACTTCGATGATCATTATTCGTTTCTTTTTCGGTATTGGGGAAGGTGGATTTCAGCCTTCAAGTTCGAAATTGATTTCACAAACGTTTCCAATGGATAAAAGAGCCTGGGCAATGTCGGTCATGTTATCGTCCGGAGGTATTGTGGCGCTGATCGTACCACTTCTATCTGCCTATATGCTGACAACGATAGGTTGGCGTACATCGTTCTTGATCCTTGGTGGAATTGGAATTATCATCACGGTCCTGTTCTGGATCTTCGTTAAACTGCCTGCTGATCTTAAAGAAGAGGTAATGAAACCTTCAGGGGATTCCCAACAAGGAATTTTTAAACAAGTATTAAAAACTCCGCTCATGTTGAATCTGTTTATCGCCTATTACAGTATTTATGCCATTAACTGGGGCTTGGCAACATGGTTGCCGACATATCTTGTGAATGTGAGAGGACTTGACTTGATTTCACTTGGATGGGCGCAAACAGTTCCAGGTTTAGCGATGATTTTTGCGATGTATTTAGCTGGGTATGTCATCGACAGACTTCCGCTTGGTAAAGAAAAAGTGGTTGGCGCAATTTCTTGTGTTGTTGTTGGTATCCTCCTTTATCTCATGTTCAATGCACCAAGTGTGACAATGTTCGTTGCATACCAGACGATTGTAATTATTTTTATTTCCTTTGTTATGCTTTTGTTACCGGCAATTATTTTGAAAAGACTTCCATCCGCTGTGACGGGGACAAGCATGGGTATTGCAAATACAGGAGGTCAGCTTGCCGGTTTTATAACCCCGCTTGCGATCGGATTTATTGTACAGACGTTTAACGGTTCATATAATGCGGCTTTTTGGATGCTTATCATTTTCGCTATCATCTGTACGATTTCACTTTTGACGTTGAATTTCCGGAAGGGCGAGCTACTGCAAGCTAACGCGTAG
- a CDS encoding XTP/dITP diphosphatase: MKKILIATNNKGKAKDFEALFNPYHIEVLTLNDLEQDIDVEETGVTFEENAILKAETVAKLLGITVIADDSGLEIDKLNGAPGVYSARYAGEEKSDEANIDKVLSELLGVPEEERTARFRCVLAVAGPERETITFSGSCEGVILEERRGTNGFGYDPIFFNPEMDRSMAELSPEEKGRISHRGAALRQLEEHLPRMLDSVGGL; the protein is encoded by the coding sequence ATGAAAAAGATCTTGATCGCGACAAACAACAAAGGGAAGGCGAAGGATTTTGAGGCACTATTCAATCCTTATCATATCGAAGTCCTTACTTTAAATGATTTAGAGCAGGACATTGACGTGGAGGAGACTGGGGTTACTTTTGAAGAAAATGCAATTCTGAAAGCTGAGACTGTTGCAAAGCTTTTAGGCATCACAGTCATTGCGGATGACAGTGGTCTCGAAATCGATAAGCTGAACGGCGCCCCAGGTGTCTATTCTGCCCGTTATGCGGGAGAAGAGAAGAGTGATGAGGCGAATATCGACAAAGTGCTCTCAGAGCTTCTTGGAGTGCCTGAAGAGGAACGTACCGCACGCTTCAGATGTGTTCTTGCGGTTGCTGGTCCTGAGCGTGAGACGATTACATTTTCTGGCAGCTGTGAAGGCGTTATTTTGGAGGAGAGACGAGGAACTAACGGTTTCGGTTATGATCCGATCTTTTTCAATCCGGAAATGGATCGGTCGATGGCGGAACTTTCTCCGGAAGAAAAAGGACGCATATCACATCGTGGTGCAGCGTTGAGACAATTAGAGGAACATTTACCCCGGATGCTGGACTCAGTTGGTGGATTGTAA
- the rph gene encoding ribonuclease PH: MRHDGRTADMGRPVTIETDYLIHPEGSVLISVGNTKVICTATIEERVPPFLRGSGQGWVTAEYSMLPRATGQRTQRESSRGKVGGRTMEIQRLIGRAMRAVVDLEALGERTIWIDCDVIQADGGTRTASITGAFVAMSIAASKLVSEKELKKFPIRDYLAAISVGKTEEGVLILDLDYPEDSAAAVDMNVVMTGAGEFVELQGTGEEATFTRQEMNDLIELAESGIQRLIGIQKEVLADIGTEIGREEGE; the protein is encoded by the coding sequence ATGAGACATGATGGAAGAACTGCAGATATGGGAAGGCCGGTAACGATTGAAACGGATTATTTGATTCATCCGGAAGGTTCGGTATTGATTTCAGTCGGGAATACAAAGGTAATTTGTACGGCAACCATAGAGGAAAGGGTCCCACCATTTCTCAGAGGAAGTGGACAAGGGTGGGTGACGGCAGAATATTCCATGCTTCCAAGGGCAACCGGTCAAAGGACTCAAAGGGAATCCTCAAGAGGTAAAGTGGGCGGAAGGACAATGGAAATCCAGCGTCTAATTGGACGCGCAATGCGTGCTGTTGTCGATTTGGAAGCGCTTGGTGAGCGAACGATATGGATTGACTGCGACGTTATCCAGGCGGATGGTGGTACGCGTACAGCTTCTATAACGGGTGCTTTTGTTGCCATGTCTATAGCTGCTTCGAAATTAGTATCGGAGAAAGAATTGAAAAAGTTCCCGATTCGTGACTATTTGGCAGCAATCAGTGTTGGGAAAACAGAAGAAGGAGTACTTATTCTGGATTTAGACTATCCGGAAGATTCTGCAGCAGCCGTCGATATGAATGTTGTCATGACAGGTGCAGGTGAATTTGTGGAATTACAAGGTACGGGTGAGGAAGCGACATTTACAAGACAGGAAATGAATGATCTCATTGAACTGGCAGAGTCCGGCATTCAACGACTTATCGGTATTCAAAAAGAAGTCTTAGCTGATATAGGAACAGAAATCGGTCGAGAGGAAGGAGAATAA
- the racE gene encoding glutamate racemase produces the protein MNISNNAPIGVIDSGVGGLTVVKEMMSFLPEEKIIYIGDDARCPYGPRSVEEVKRFTMEMALALSELGIKMLVVACNTATAVALDDLRKQFPFPVLGVIEPGARAASQVSSTRRIAVLGTVGTIKSRAYENAISEISAETVVYPLACPEFVPLVESGQYKQIDIRPIIKKSLEPIAHLDFDTAILGCTHYPLLHNHIQEQLPSGVTIVSSANETVRDVQRTLNELGIATNLVEHKTPIFYTTGGLEEFIEITSDWLEIENPDVRHLIL, from the coding sequence GTGAACATCTCGAATAATGCTCCAATCGGGGTTATCGATTCCGGTGTTGGCGGTTTAACCGTTGTAAAGGAAATGATGAGTTTTTTACCTGAGGAAAAAATAATTTATATTGGCGATGATGCGCGGTGTCCGTACGGGCCACGTTCAGTTGAAGAAGTGAAAAGATTCACAATGGAAATGGCTTTGGCGCTTTCTGAATTGGGGATTAAGATGCTCGTAGTTGCATGCAATACTGCCACTGCGGTAGCACTGGACGATTTGCGAAAACAGTTCCCTTTTCCGGTCTTAGGAGTTATTGAACCGGGAGCAAGGGCTGCTTCGCAAGTTTCGTCAACCCGTAGAATAGCTGTCTTAGGAACGGTTGGAACCATTAAAAGCAGGGCATACGAAAACGCAATCTCTGAAATCTCAGCAGAAACAGTAGTCTATCCCCTCGCTTGTCCAGAATTTGTTCCTCTCGTTGAAAGTGGTCAATATAAACAAATTGATATTCGCCCAATCATTAAAAAATCCTTGGAGCCAATAGCCCATTTGGATTTTGATACGGCGATTTTGGGATGCACGCATTATCCACTTCTGCATAATCATATTCAAGAGCAATTACCAAGCGGAGTAACAATCGTTTCTTCGGCTAATGAAACAGTTCGTGATGTGCAAAGGACTCTGAATGAGCTTGGTATTGCAACTAACCTTGTTGAACATAAAACTCCAATCTTCTATACTACAGGAGGATTGGAAGAATTTATTGAAATTACTTCTGATTGGCTTGAAATTGAAAATCCCGATGTAAGACATTTAATACTTTAA
- a CDS encoding MarR family transcriptional regulator, producing the protein MEKELRYISGIIKQQGRKILSNYTITTPQFIALQWLFEHGDMTIGDLSNKMYLAFSTTTDLVDRMENNNLVKRVRDEHDRRVVRIHLLVEGERVIEEVIDKRRQYLNSVLEDFSDVEINEFSRLLTKLHREMIKE; encoded by the coding sequence ATGGAAAAGGAACTTCGATATATATCAGGGATTATTAAACAACAAGGCCGTAAAATCTTAAGTAATTATACAATTACCACTCCTCAATTCATTGCGTTGCAATGGTTATTTGAGCATGGCGACATGACCATTGGTGACTTATCCAATAAGATGTATCTTGCGTTCAGTACGACGACAGACTTGGTCGATCGGATGGAGAACAATAACCTTGTCAAACGAGTTCGTGATGAACACGATCGACGTGTTGTGCGCATCCACTTATTGGTTGAAGGTGAGCGTGTCATTGAGGAAGTAATTGACAAACGTAGACAATACTTGAATAGCGTGTTAGAAGATTTTTCCGATGTAGAAATTAACGAGTTCTCCCGATTGTTAACCAAATTGCATAGAGAGATGATCAAGGAGTGA
- a CDS encoding LuxR C-terminal-related transcriptional regulator, with the protein MKNRSLLTAREREIFHLLVDDHTTKEIAGRLGISEKTVRNHISNTIQKLGVSGRAQAIVELLRLGELKLN; encoded by the coding sequence ATGAAAAACCGTTCGTTGCTTACAGCAAGGGAGCGAGAAATCTTTCATCTATTAGTAGATGATCATACGACGAAAGAAATCGCGGGACGGCTCGGCATTAGCGAAAAAACCGTCCGGAATCATATTTCTAATACAATTCAGAAATTAGGAGTATCCGGAAGGGCACAAGCGATTGTCGAATTGTTGCGATTAGGGGAGCTGAAACTGAATTAA
- a CDS encoding thioesterase family protein, producing the protein MRISYIDDMEKWIEEFRFSVPVSVRFSETDMYGHLNNTVTFTYFEYARIEFLKEIGRMVDWLDPHGKTIPVVADLQCDYMKQVFFDEKLSIFVKAASVGNSSVDIHYMARNSSGELVFTGRGTLVQIDRKTGKSVPWESDQKTAFSL; encoded by the coding sequence ATGAGAATTTCATATATTGATGATATGGAGAAGTGGATCGAAGAATTTAGATTTTCAGTACCGGTGTCAGTACGATTTTCGGAAACGGATATGTATGGGCATTTAAATAATACAGTGACGTTTACATATTTTGAGTATGCCCGAATTGAATTTTTAAAAGAAATCGGGCGTATGGTGGATTGGCTTGATCCGCATGGGAAAACTATTCCCGTTGTCGCAGATTTACAATGCGATTACATGAAACAAGTCTTTTTTGATGAAAAATTGTCGATATTTGTTAAAGCAGCTTCAGTTGGTAATAGTTCAGTAGACATCCATTATATGGCAAGAAATAGTAGCGGCGAATTGGTTTTTACAGGAAGAGGAACGCTCGTACAAATTGACAGGAAAACTGGTAAATCGGTTCCTTGGGAAAGTGATCAAAAAACTGCATTTTCCTTATAG
- a CDS encoding IS256 family transposase, with protein MAQLNFNLDMDVLKDSVMNSNIDAVVKSTIVLVLNEYMEMERDEYLNAASYERSADRVDYRNGYYERDFTMSIGKITLKVPRTRQGDFAPSVFERYARCDQALVLSMLEMVVNGVSTRKVTKIVEQLCGKSVSKSFVSSLTAKLDPIVNEWANRPLNTNFYPYLFVDAMYIKVREHNRVVSKAVYIALGVDKEGRREILGLKVDHNESYKSWSSFFQHLISRGLQSPKLVVSDAHEGLKKAIQEDFLGTSWQRCNVHFKRNIVEAFPKKDNQEAISLLKSIFAAEDMDTVRSLKELFFEKYEENPKYQKALKILDEGFEDSIQYMNFPIAHRKSIRSTNGVERLNEEIRRRERVIRIFPNTQSAFRLIGAVLISYVESNKYWNKRLFTAKKS; from the coding sequence ATGGCCCAACTTAATTTTAACCTAGATATGGATGTTTTAAAAGACTCTGTGATGAATTCAAACATTGATGCTGTCGTCAAATCCACAATCGTTTTAGTCCTGAACGAATACATGGAAATGGAACGGGATGAGTACTTGAACGCTGCGTCCTACGAGCGTTCTGCCGACCGTGTAGATTATCGAAACGGATATTATGAGCGTGATTTTACCATGAGTATCGGAAAGATTACTTTGAAGGTTCCCCGTACTCGCCAAGGTGATTTCGCTCCCTCAGTCTTTGAAAGATATGCGCGATGTGACCAAGCCCTTGTTCTATCCATGCTTGAAATGGTTGTGAATGGGGTGTCAACACGAAAAGTCACCAAGATTGTTGAACAGCTTTGCGGTAAGAGTGTGTCAAAATCATTCGTTTCCTCCCTTACAGCGAAACTGGATCCCATTGTCAATGAATGGGCAAATCGTCCTTTGAATACAAACTTTTATCCTTACTTATTTGTGGACGCAATGTACATTAAAGTTAGGGAGCACAACCGTGTAGTCTCTAAAGCCGTCTACATCGCTTTGGGAGTGGACAAGGAAGGTCGTCGGGAAATCTTAGGGTTGAAAGTAGATCATAACGAAAGTTATAAGAGTTGGTCCTCCTTTTTCCAACATCTTATTTCAAGAGGTCTACAATCACCAAAACTGGTTGTTTCCGATGCCCATGAAGGTCTTAAAAAAGCCATTCAAGAGGATTTTTTAGGAACCTCTTGGCAGCGATGCAATGTCCACTTCAAACGCAACATCGTAGAAGCTTTCCCTAAAAAGGACAACCAGGAAGCAATCAGTCTACTAAAAAGCATATTTGCCGCAGAAGATATGGACACCGTGCGAAGTCTGAAAGAGCTGTTCTTTGAAAAGTACGAAGAGAATCCCAAGTACCAAAAAGCATTAAAAATACTTGACGAGGGATTTGAAGACTCAATCCAATACATGAATTTTCCTATCGCCCATCGCAAGTCGATACGAAGCACTAATGGTGTAGAAAGGCTGAATGAAGAGATCCGCAGGCGTGAAAGAGTTATCCGGATCTTCCCGAATACCCAATCCGCTTTTAGGTTGATTGGCGCCGTACTCATCAGTTATGTCGAATCAAATAAATACTGGAATAAACGATTGTTTACAGCTAAAAAGTCGTAA
- the sdhB gene encoding succinate dehydrogenase iron-sulfur subunit, whose translation MSEQTAVLDQKVSSKTVKFEIQRQDTPDSKPYWESFEIPYRPNMNVISALMEIRRNPVNAKGDKTTPVNWDMNCLEEVCGACSMVINGRPRQSCTALVDQLTQPIKLEPMRTFPVVRDLVVDREFMFDSLKRIKAWVPIDGTYDLGEGPRMPERKRQWAYELSKCMTCGVCLEACPNVNDKSNFIGPALLSQVRLFNAHPTGAMNRDERLATIMSDGGITECGNSQNCVVACPKGIPLTTSIAAMNRATTVQMFKNFFGSDHMVD comes from the coding sequence ATGAGTGAGCAAACAGCTGTGTTAGATCAGAAAGTATCAAGTAAAACAGTAAAGTTTGAAATTCAACGTCAAGATACACCTGACTCAAAACCATATTGGGAAAGTTTTGAAATCCCTTATAGACCTAATATGAACGTCATTTCCGCATTGATGGAAATTCGTCGTAACCCAGTCAATGCAAAAGGGGACAAGACGACACCGGTAAACTGGGACATGAACTGCCTTGAAGAAGTATGTGGTGCATGTTCAATGGTTATTAACGGGCGTCCACGTCAATCTTGTACAGCTTTAGTTGACCAGTTGACACAACCGATCAAACTTGAACCAATGAGAACATTCCCTGTTGTCCGTGACCTTGTTGTCGACCGTGAATTCATGTTCGATTCATTGAAACGAATTAAAGCTTGGGTTCCAATCGATGGAACGTATGACCTTGGTGAAGGTCCACGTATGCCTGAACGCAAACGTCAATGGGCTTATGAATTATCTAAATGTATGACATGTGGTGTTTGTCTTGAAGCATGTCCGAACGTCAATGATAAGTCTAACTTCATCGGACCAGCATTATTGTCACAAGTTCGTCTGTTCAACGCACATCCAACTGGCGCGATGAATAGAGACGAAAGACTTGCTACAATCATGTCAGACGGCGGTATCACAGAATGTGGTAACTCACAAAACTGTGTCGTCGCATGTCCGAAAGGCATTCCATTGACAACATCAATCGCTGCGATGAACCGCGCGACAACTGTACAAATGTTTAAAAACTTCTTCGGAAGCGACCATATGGTTGACTGA
- the sdhA gene encoding succinate dehydrogenase flavoprotein subunit, whose amino-acid sequence MAKGRLIVVGGGLAGLMAAIKAAEEGVGVDLFSLVPVKRSHSVCAQGGINGAVNTKGEGDSPAIHFDDTVYGGDFLANQPPVKAMAEAAPGIIHLMDRMGVMFNRTPEGLLDFRRFGGTLHHRTAFAGATTGQQLLYALDEQVRRHEVAGLVQKYEHWEFLGIIMDDEGICRGIKAQNMKTMEIKAFPGDAVIMATGGPGIIFGKSTNSVINTGSAASIVYQQGAKYANGEFIQIHPTAIPGDDKLRLMSESARGEGGRIWTYKDGKPWYFLEEKYPDYGNLVPRDIATREIFDVCVNQKLGVNGENMVYLDLSHKDPKELDIKLGGIIEIYEKFTGDDPRKLPMKIFPAVHYSMGGLWVDYEQQTSIPGLFAAGECDYSQHGANRLGANSLLSAIYGGMVAGPEAVKYMRGVKRTADELPSTIFETAIKEEQQQWEATLKMDGTENAYMLHRELGEIMTDNVTVVRYNDKLQQTDDKIQELLERYENISVTDTQQWSNQGATFTRQLKNMLYLARVITLGALNRNESRGAHYKPEFPNRDDENFLKTTIAEFDGKSAPILSYEEVDVSLIPPRKRDYSAKKED is encoded by the coding sequence ATGGCAAAAGGCAGATTGATTGTCGTCGGCGGCGGACTTGCAGGCTTGATGGCAGCTATCAAAGCTGCGGAAGAAGGAGTCGGGGTTGATTTATTCTCACTCGTTCCGGTTAAACGCTCCCACTCCGTTTGTGCACAAGGCGGCATTAACGGCGCAGTGAATACAAAAGGTGAAGGTGACTCTCCAGCAATTCACTTTGACGATACTGTATACGGTGGGGACTTCCTTGCGAACCAGCCACCGGTTAAAGCGATGGCTGAAGCAGCACCAGGAATCATCCACTTGATGGACCGGATGGGTGTTATGTTCAACCGTACACCTGAAGGATTATTGGACTTCCGCCGTTTTGGTGGTACATTACATCACCGCACGGCTTTCGCAGGCGCAACGACTGGCCAACAGCTTTTATACGCATTGGATGAGCAAGTTCGTCGTCATGAAGTCGCTGGACTTGTTCAAAAATACGAACACTGGGAATTCCTTGGAATTATTATGGATGACGAAGGAATTTGCCGTGGTATCAAAGCACAGAACATGAAAACTATGGAAATCAAAGCATTTCCTGGTGACGCAGTTATCATGGCTACAGGCGGACCTGGTATTATCTTTGGTAAATCAACGAACTCAGTTATCAACACTGGTTCAGCGGCTTCCATCGTTTATCAGCAAGGTGCTAAATATGCAAATGGTGAATTCATCCAAATCCACCCTACTGCAATTCCGGGAGACGATAAACTTCGTCTGATGAGTGAATCTGCACGTGGTGAAGGCGGTCGTATTTGGACATACAAAGACGGTAAGCCTTGGTACTTCCTTGAAGAAAAATATCCTGATTACGGAAACCTCGTACCGCGTGATATTGCGACGCGTGAGATTTTCGATGTCTGTGTAAATCAAAAATTGGGTGTTAACGGGGAAAACATGGTATACCTTGACCTTTCCCATAAAGATCCGAAAGAACTTGATATTAAACTTGGCGGTATCATTGAAATCTATGAGAAATTCACAGGTGATGATCCACGCAAGTTACCGATGAAAATCTTCCCGGCTGTCCACTACTCAATGGGCGGACTATGGGTTGACTATGAGCAACAAACAAGCATCCCTGGATTGTTTGCAGCAGGAGAATGTGACTACTCTCAACACGGAGCTAACCGTCTTGGAGCTAACTCACTTCTTTCCGCTATTTATGGTGGCATGGTTGCAGGGCCGGAAGCTGTTAAATATATGCGCGGCGTAAAACGCACTGCTGACGAATTGCCATCCACAATTTTTGAAACTGCTATTAAGGAAGAGCAACAGCAGTGGGAAGCGACATTGAAGATGGATGGAACCGAGAATGCTTATATGCTTCATAGAGAACTTGGTGAAATCATGACTGACAACGTGACAGTTGTTCGTTACAACGACAAGCTTCAACAAACGGATGATAAAATCCAAGAGCTTCTTGAGCGTTATGAAAATATCAGTGTTACAGATACGCAACAATGGTCGAACCAAGGTGCTACTTTCACACGCCAATTGAAAAACATGCTGTACTTGGCCCGTGTTATCACTCTCGGAGCGCTTAACCGTAATGAAAGCCGTGGCGCGCATTACAAACCTGAGTTCCCGAACCGTGATGATGAAAACTTCTTGAAAACGACAATTGCAGAGTTCGATGGAAAGTCTGCGCCAATCCTTTCTTATGAAGAAGTAGATGTTTCCTTGATTCCACCTCGTAAACGTGACTATTCTGCGAAGAAGGAGGATTGA